In Paraburkholderia flava, one genomic interval encodes:
- a CDS encoding 23S rRNA (adenine(2030)-N(6))-methyltransferase RlmJ, protein MLSYRHAFHAGNHADVLKHAVVVQLLRYLGQKDKAYWYIDTHAGAGVYSLKEGYATKTAEFETGIGKLWERKDLPPMFAEYVDEVAALNPDGDLRYYPGSPYLAWRLMREQDRMRLFELHSTEIDVLRHNFRDAGRRALLYAGDGFDGIKALLPPPPRRALVLVDPSYEDKRDYTRTLTCVEESLRRFANGTYAIWYPQVTRPESQRFPDQLKRLQDKSWLHVSLTIGNQPSDGFGLYGSGMFILNPPYTLAKTLKDSMPWLVDALKLDGAAQFKLEHRGG, encoded by the coding sequence ATGCTCAGCTACCGCCACGCCTTCCATGCTGGAAACCACGCCGACGTCCTGAAACATGCCGTCGTCGTGCAACTGCTGCGCTACCTCGGCCAGAAAGACAAGGCTTACTGGTACATCGATACGCATGCAGGCGCAGGCGTCTATTCGTTGAAAGAGGGGTACGCGACAAAGACCGCGGAATTCGAGACAGGTATCGGCAAGCTGTGGGAGCGCAAGGATTTGCCTCCGATGTTCGCCGAATACGTCGACGAGGTCGCGGCACTCAATCCGGACGGCGATCTGCGGTACTACCCTGGCTCGCCTTATCTGGCGTGGAGATTGATGCGCGAGCAGGACCGGATGCGTCTCTTCGAGTTGCACAGTACCGAGATCGATGTCCTGCGCCACAACTTCCGCGACGCCGGCCGACGCGCACTCCTCTATGCCGGCGACGGCTTCGACGGTATCAAGGCCCTACTCCCTCCGCCGCCGCGCCGCGCGCTCGTGCTGGTCGACCCGTCGTACGAAGATAAACGCGACTACACACGGACACTCACCTGCGTCGAAGAAAGTCTCCGGCGCTTCGCCAACGGTACTTACGCGATCTGGTATCCGCAGGTCACGCGCCCAGAATCGCAGCGGTTTCCTGACCAGTTGAAGCGCCTGCAGGACAAGAGCTGGTTGCACGTGTCTTTGACGATCGGCAACCAGCCCTCGGATGGTTTTGGACTGTACGGCAGTGGGATGTTCATTCTCAACCCGCCGTATACGCTCGCGAAAACGCTGAAGGACTCGATGCCGTGGCTCGTCGATGCACTGAAGCTGGA
- a CDS encoding DUF3734 domain-containing protein produces MTERNIKRARAEVPGGDSGARAAAAAGVHVAAQIDLPKYESIALMLQGGGALGAYQAGVYQGLDEAGIRPNWLAGISIGALNTAIIAGNAPEHRVARLLEFWETICQPAFGPPLPAFVEQTLFNSTDAVRKAFTAMQAVSALVEGQKGFFVPRFPPPLPTVSGPPQAASYYDTTPLKATLERLCDFDRINSREMRVSVGAVNVGTGNFAYFDNTRMTLRAEHFIASGALPPGFPAVEIDGEYFWDGGLMSNTPLYEVVQTTPRHDTLAFQVDLWSALGPVPDNITDVQGRMKDIQYSSRTRLVTDMLQRSQRFRHVLREVLDRVAPEHREDTWCKLAESLSCSKRYNVIHLIYRQKEYEGQFKDYQFGLSTMREHWSSGLEDIRRSLAQPGWLDMPDNDSGFVTHDIHRDMR; encoded by the coding sequence ATGACCGAACGCAATATCAAACGGGCACGTGCGGAAGTACCTGGCGGCGATAGCGGAGCGCGCGCAGCTGCTGCTGCCGGCGTGCACGTTGCTGCGCAGATCGACCTGCCAAAGTACGAGTCGATCGCGCTGATGCTGCAAGGCGGTGGAGCACTCGGCGCATATCAGGCCGGCGTATATCAAGGCCTCGACGAGGCGGGCATCCGGCCGAACTGGCTCGCCGGCATCTCGATCGGTGCATTGAATACCGCGATCATCGCGGGTAATGCGCCCGAGCATCGCGTCGCACGGCTGCTGGAGTTTTGGGAAACGATCTGTCAGCCGGCATTCGGGCCGCCATTGCCGGCGTTCGTCGAGCAGACGCTGTTCAATTCGACGGATGCCGTGCGGAAAGCGTTTACCGCGATGCAGGCGGTCAGTGCGCTCGTCGAAGGGCAGAAGGGTTTCTTCGTGCCGCGCTTTCCGCCGCCACTACCCACCGTATCGGGACCGCCGCAAGCCGCGAGCTACTACGACACGACGCCGCTCAAAGCGACGCTCGAACGGCTCTGCGATTTCGACCGGATCAACTCGCGTGAAATGCGTGTCTCGGTCGGTGCGGTGAACGTCGGGACCGGCAATTTCGCTTACTTCGACAACACTCGCATGACGCTGCGAGCAGAGCACTTCATCGCGTCCGGTGCGTTGCCGCCAGGCTTCCCGGCAGTCGAGATCGACGGTGAATACTTTTGGGACGGCGGCTTGATGTCGAACACTCCGCTCTACGAAGTGGTGCAGACAACACCGCGTCACGACACGCTCGCGTTTCAGGTCGACCTATGGAGTGCACTCGGACCAGTACCGGACAACATCACCGACGTTCAGGGTCGCATGAAGGACATCCAGTACTCCAGTCGCACGCGGCTCGTCACCGACATGCTGCAGCGTTCGCAACGCTTTCGCCACGTACTGCGCGAAGTACTCGACCGGGTCGCGCCCGAGCATCGCGAAGACACCTGGTGCAAGCTCGCCGAATCCCTCTCGTGCTCGAAGCGCTACAACGTGATCCACCTGATCTACCGGCAGAAAGAGTACGAAGGGCAGTTCAAGGATTATCAGTTCGGCCTGTCGACGATGCGGGAGCACTGGTCGAGCGGTCTGGAAGACATTCGTCGTTCGCTCGCACAACCCGGCTGGCTCGATATGCCGGACAACGACTCGGGCTTCGTGACTCACGATATTCATCGCGACATGCGTTGA
- a CDS encoding potassium channel beta subunit family protein, whose protein sequence is MNYRRLGRSGLQVSELSIGSWVTYGNQVDRGSARESLAAARDAGVNFFDNAEAYAGGKSEEIMGQALKELGWSRISYVVSTKFFWGLNEAPNQHHTLNRKYLLNAIDASLKRLQLDYVDLAFCHRPDPNTPIEETVWAMSDMITRGKALYWGTSEWSADEIRAAYEIAERHHLHKPVMEQPQYNLFHRKRVEQEYARLYEDIGLGLTTWSPLASGLLTGKYRGGVPADSRAQLQGYDWLRKQLTDTGKNDVVGKLGGVADELGCSIGQLAIAWILKNPNVSTVITGASRVEQIAENMKAHEIAAKITPEVKLKIEEIVGDSHD, encoded by the coding sequence ATGAACTACCGGCGACTCGGCCGCTCCGGCCTGCAAGTCAGCGAACTATCCATCGGCTCATGGGTTACGTACGGCAATCAGGTGGACCGGGGCTCGGCCCGTGAATCGCTCGCAGCCGCGCGCGATGCCGGCGTCAATTTCTTCGATAACGCAGAGGCCTATGCCGGCGGAAAATCCGAAGAAATCATGGGGCAAGCGTTGAAGGAACTCGGCTGGTCGCGCATCAGCTATGTCGTATCCACGAAGTTCTTCTGGGGTTTGAACGAGGCGCCCAACCAGCATCACACGCTGAACCGTAAATATCTGCTGAACGCGATCGACGCTTCGCTGAAACGTCTACAGCTCGATTACGTCGATCTCGCGTTCTGCCATCGGCCCGATCCCAACACGCCCATAGAGGAAACGGTCTGGGCAATGAGCGACATGATCACGCGCGGCAAGGCACTTTACTGGGGCACGTCGGAATGGAGCGCCGACGAGATTCGCGCGGCCTATGAGATCGCCGAACGGCACCATCTGCATAAGCCCGTGATGGAGCAACCTCAGTACAACCTGTTTCATCGCAAGCGTGTCGAACAGGAATACGCGAGACTATACGAGGACATTGGACTTGGATTGACGACGTGGAGCCCGCTTGCATCGGGACTGCTGACTGGCAAATATCGCGGCGGCGTACCGGCTGACAGCCGTGCGCAACTGCAGGGATACGACTGGCTACGCAAGCAGTTGACCGATACAGGAAAGAACGATGTCGTCGGAAAGCTCGGCGGTGTCGCCGATGAGCTCGGATGTTCGATCGGCCAGCTCGCGATCGCGTGGATCCTGAAGAATCCGAACGTGAGTACCGTGATTACCGGCGCCTCCCGAGTCGAACAGATCGCTGAAAATATGAAGGCTCACGAGATCGCGGCAAAGATCACGCCGGAAGTGAAGCTGAAGATCGAAGAGATTGTCGGCGATTCGCACGACTAG